One genomic window of Quercus lobata isolate SW786 chromosome 9, ValleyOak3.0 Primary Assembly, whole genome shotgun sequence includes the following:
- the LOC115959910 gene encoding uncharacterized protein LOC115959910 isoform X1 — translation MSSTHSTWPVMLVPYNLPPWLCMKRSSLILSLLIPGPTSPGIAIDVYLQPLVEELRELWDVGVEAFDASSKNVFQLRAALMWTIHDFPAYADVSGWSTKGKFACPCCASNTDSRYLQHGHKFCYMGHRRWLDSDHKFRGEGTLFNGSTDMRGAPMAPVASDILVDTESIVGRCLGKKCQLLYNKRKRGEAIPCGWKKRSILFTLPYWEDQKLRHNLDVMHIEKNVMDNILGTVLNLRDWTKDNCKARLDLADMGIRRELHLQRKGDDKYTIPPACFHMTPSEKDGFLQVLRDVRVPDGYASNISRRVNLKERKISSLKSHDNHILMQQLLPIALRGSLPSHVTGPLIKLACFFRKICSKTLTVSEIENDEVEISVILCELEKIFPPSFFTVMVHLIMHLATEAKVGGPVQYRWMYPIERYLSRLKSYVKNRAAPEGSIAEGYIVEECLTFCSRYMEGVETIFNRPRRAMEESTGVVSSVTLDNQEFTQAHRYVLFNSENIYQFREMHKRVVEDELRRGHRRISPAIIHKHHMERFCGWFRSHVMSMTDADRERTSLNDTIITLSKGPYTLVLDTGMGKRKRQLSLVYVGEGSSHGRQRMEAEDDEAHRRQRVEAEDDEAHGQQRVEAQDDEAHISQEARPVASDDDETQAPDDYE, via the exons ATGAGTTCTACTCACAGCACTTGGCCTGTGATGCTAGTCCCTTACAATCTCCCGCCTTGGCTATGCATGAAACGGTCATCCTTGATTCTATCACTGCTTATTCCtggtcctacatcaccagggaTTGCGATAGATGTGTACTTGCAACCTTTAGTAGAAGAACTGAGGGAATTATGGGATGTTGGAGTAGAAGCGTTTGATGCATCTTCAAAAAATGTATTCCAATTGCGTGCGGCATTGATGTGGACCATACATGATTTTCCTGCATACGCAGACGTGTCAGGTTGGAGTACGAAGGGTAAGTTCGCGTGTCCTTGTTGTGCCTCGAACACCGATTCTCGATATTTACAACATGGCCACAAATTCTGTTACATGGGACATAGGCGATGGTTGGATAGTGACCACAAATTTCGGGGTGAAGGTACACTATTTAATGGATCTACTGATATGCGAGGGGCTCCTATGGCACCAGTTGCGTCAGACATACTTGTGGATACTGAAAGTATAGTTGGACGTTGTCTGGGGAAGAAATGTCAACTTCTttacaacaaaagaaagagaggtgaGGCAATTCCCTGTGGTTGGAAGAAGAGAAGTATACTTTTCACCTTGCCTTATTGGGAGGATCAAAAGTTGCGACACAATCTTGATGTGATGCATATAGAGAAGAATGTGATGGACAATATACTTGGCACGGTGCTGAACTTGAGGGACTGGACAAAGGATAATTGCAAGGCACGCCTTGACTTGGCAGACATGGGAATAAGGCGGGAACTTCACCTACAGCGAAAAGGTGATGATAAATATACGATACCGCCTGCGTGTTTTCATATGACTCCATCTGAGAAAGATGGTTTCTTGCAAGTTTTGCGGGACGTAAGAGTGCCTGATGGATATGCTTCCAACATCTCACGCCGTGTCAATCTGAAAGAACGCAAGATTTCTAGTTTAAAGAGTCACGATAATCACATCTTAATGCAACAACTCCTTCCAATCGCTTTACGAGGATCTTTGCCATCGCACGTTACTGGGCCTTTGATAAAGTTAGCTTGTTTCTTCAGAAAAATTTGTTCCAAAACCCTTACGGTTTCAGAGATTGAGAATGATGAGGTAGAGATTTCAGTCATATTGTGTGAATTGGAGAAGATATTTCCTCCATCTTTCTTCACTGTGATGGTACATTTGATCATGCACTTAGCTACTGAAGCCAAGGTTGGTGGTCCAGTTCAGTACCGTTGGATGTACCCCATTGAGAG GTACCTGTCTCGTCTAAAATCTTACGTAAAAAATAGGGCTGCTCCAGAAGGTTCTATTGCTGAAGGATACATAGTGGAAGAATGCTTAACGTTTTGTTCACGATATATGGAAGGAGTTGAAACTATATTCAATCGACCCAGAAGAGCAATGGAGGAATCAACAGGGGTAGTTTCAAGCGTGACACTAGACAATCAGGAGTTCACCCAAGCTCATCGCTACGTGTTATTCAATTCCGAGAACATTTACCAGTTTCGTGA GATGCACAAACGTGTAGTGGAGGACGAACTTCGAAGGGGCCACCGTCGTATATCCCCAGCTATTATTCATAAGCACCACATGGAAAGGTTTTGTGGTTGGTTTAGGTCTCAC GTGATGTCGATGACTGATGCTGATAGGGAAAGAACTTCACTTAATGATACAATTATCACACTTTCCAAAGGGCCGTATACTTTG GTGTTGGACACAGGTATGGGCAAGAGGAAACGGCAGTTGTCACTTGTTTATGTCGGCGAGGGATCGTCACATGGACGACAAAGGATGGAGGCAGAAGATGATGAAGCACATAGACGACAAAGGGTGGAGGCAGAAGATGATGAAGCACATGGACAACAAAGGGTGGAGGCACAAGATGACGAAGCCCATATTTCTCAAGAGGCAAGACCGGTTGCCTCTGATGACGATGAGACACAGGCTCCTG ATGATTATGAATAA
- the LOC115959910 gene encoding uncharacterized protein LOC115959910 isoform X2, whose amino-acid sequence MSSTHSTWPVMLVPYNLPPWLCMKRSSLILSLLIPGPTSPGIAIDVYLQPLVEELRELWDVGVEAFDASSKNVFQLRAALMWTIHDFPAYADVSGWSTKGKFACPCCASNTDSRYLQHGHKFCYMGHRRWLDSDHKFRGEGTLFNGSTDMRGAPMAPVASDILVDTESIVGRCLGKKCQLLYNKRKRGEAIPCGWKKRSILFTLPYWEDQKLRHNLDVMHIEKNVMDNILGTVLNLRDWTKDNCKARLDLADMGIRRELHLQRKGDDKYTIPPACFHMTPSEKDGFLQVLRDVRVPDGYASNISRRVNLKERKISSLKSHDNHILMQQLLPIALRGSLPSHVTGPLIKLACFFRKICSKTLTVSEIENDEVEISVILCELEKIFPPSFFTVMVHLIMHLATEAKVGGPVQYRWMYPIERYLSRLKSYVKNRAAPEGSIAEGYIVEECLTFCSRYMEGVETIFNRPRRAMEESTGVVSSVTLDNQEFTQAHRYVLFNSENIYQFREMHKRVVEDELRRGHRRISPAIIHKHHMERFCGWFRSHVLDTGMGKRKRQLSLVYVGEGSSHGRQRMEAEDDEAHRRQRVEAEDDEAHGQQRVEAQDDEAHISQEARPVASDDDETQAPDDYE is encoded by the exons ATGAGTTCTACTCACAGCACTTGGCCTGTGATGCTAGTCCCTTACAATCTCCCGCCTTGGCTATGCATGAAACGGTCATCCTTGATTCTATCACTGCTTATTCCtggtcctacatcaccagggaTTGCGATAGATGTGTACTTGCAACCTTTAGTAGAAGAACTGAGGGAATTATGGGATGTTGGAGTAGAAGCGTTTGATGCATCTTCAAAAAATGTATTCCAATTGCGTGCGGCATTGATGTGGACCATACATGATTTTCCTGCATACGCAGACGTGTCAGGTTGGAGTACGAAGGGTAAGTTCGCGTGTCCTTGTTGTGCCTCGAACACCGATTCTCGATATTTACAACATGGCCACAAATTCTGTTACATGGGACATAGGCGATGGTTGGATAGTGACCACAAATTTCGGGGTGAAGGTACACTATTTAATGGATCTACTGATATGCGAGGGGCTCCTATGGCACCAGTTGCGTCAGACATACTTGTGGATACTGAAAGTATAGTTGGACGTTGTCTGGGGAAGAAATGTCAACTTCTttacaacaaaagaaagagaggtgaGGCAATTCCCTGTGGTTGGAAGAAGAGAAGTATACTTTTCACCTTGCCTTATTGGGAGGATCAAAAGTTGCGACACAATCTTGATGTGATGCATATAGAGAAGAATGTGATGGACAATATACTTGGCACGGTGCTGAACTTGAGGGACTGGACAAAGGATAATTGCAAGGCACGCCTTGACTTGGCAGACATGGGAATAAGGCGGGAACTTCACCTACAGCGAAAAGGTGATGATAAATATACGATACCGCCTGCGTGTTTTCATATGACTCCATCTGAGAAAGATGGTTTCTTGCAAGTTTTGCGGGACGTAAGAGTGCCTGATGGATATGCTTCCAACATCTCACGCCGTGTCAATCTGAAAGAACGCAAGATTTCTAGTTTAAAGAGTCACGATAATCACATCTTAATGCAACAACTCCTTCCAATCGCTTTACGAGGATCTTTGCCATCGCACGTTACTGGGCCTTTGATAAAGTTAGCTTGTTTCTTCAGAAAAATTTGTTCCAAAACCCTTACGGTTTCAGAGATTGAGAATGATGAGGTAGAGATTTCAGTCATATTGTGTGAATTGGAGAAGATATTTCCTCCATCTTTCTTCACTGTGATGGTACATTTGATCATGCACTTAGCTACTGAAGCCAAGGTTGGTGGTCCAGTTCAGTACCGTTGGATGTACCCCATTGAGAG GTACCTGTCTCGTCTAAAATCTTACGTAAAAAATAGGGCTGCTCCAGAAGGTTCTATTGCTGAAGGATACATAGTGGAAGAATGCTTAACGTTTTGTTCACGATATATGGAAGGAGTTGAAACTATATTCAATCGACCCAGAAGAGCAATGGAGGAATCAACAGGGGTAGTTTCAAGCGTGACACTAGACAATCAGGAGTTCACCCAAGCTCATCGCTACGTGTTATTCAATTCCGAGAACATTTACCAGTTTCGTGA GATGCACAAACGTGTAGTGGAGGACGAACTTCGAAGGGGCCACCGTCGTATATCCCCAGCTATTATTCATAAGCACCACATGGAAAGGTTTTGTGGTTGGTTTAGGTCTCAC GTGTTGGACACAGGTATGGGCAAGAGGAAACGGCAGTTGTCACTTGTTTATGTCGGCGAGGGATCGTCACATGGACGACAAAGGATGGAGGCAGAAGATGATGAAGCACATAGACGACAAAGGGTGGAGGCAGAAGATGATGAAGCACATGGACAACAAAGGGTGGAGGCACAAGATGACGAAGCCCATATTTCTCAAGAGGCAAGACCGGTTGCCTCTGATGACGATGAGACACAGGCTCCTG ATGATTATGAATAA
- the LOC115959910 gene encoding uncharacterized protein LOC115959910 isoform X3 codes for MSSTHSTWPVMLVPYNLPPWLCMKRSSLILSLLIPGPTSPGIAIDVYLQPLVEELRELWDVGVEAFDASSKNVFQLRAALMWTIHDFPAYADVSGWSTKGKFACPCCASNTDSRYLQHGHKFCYMGHRRWLDSDHKFRGEGTLFNGSTDMRGAPMAPVASDILVDTESIVGRCLGKKCQLLYNKRKRGEAIPCGWKKRSILFTLPYWEDQKLRHNLDVMHIEKNVMDNILGTVLNLRDWTKDNCKARLDLADMGIRRELHLQRKGDDKYTIPPACFHMTPSEKDGFLQVLRDVRVPDGYASNISRRVNLKERKISSLKSHDNHILMQQLLPIALRGSLPSHVTGPLIKLACFFRKICSKTLTVSEIENDEVEISVILCELEKIFPPSFFTVMVHLIMHLATEAKVGGPVQYRWMYPIERYLSRLKSYVKNRAAPEGSIAEGYIVEECLTFCSRYMEGVETIFNRPRRAMEESTGVVSSVTLDNQEFTQAHRYVLFNSENIYQFREMHKRVVEDELRRGHRRISPAIIHKHHMERFCGWFR; via the exons ATGAGTTCTACTCACAGCACTTGGCCTGTGATGCTAGTCCCTTACAATCTCCCGCCTTGGCTATGCATGAAACGGTCATCCTTGATTCTATCACTGCTTATTCCtggtcctacatcaccagggaTTGCGATAGATGTGTACTTGCAACCTTTAGTAGAAGAACTGAGGGAATTATGGGATGTTGGAGTAGAAGCGTTTGATGCATCTTCAAAAAATGTATTCCAATTGCGTGCGGCATTGATGTGGACCATACATGATTTTCCTGCATACGCAGACGTGTCAGGTTGGAGTACGAAGGGTAAGTTCGCGTGTCCTTGTTGTGCCTCGAACACCGATTCTCGATATTTACAACATGGCCACAAATTCTGTTACATGGGACATAGGCGATGGTTGGATAGTGACCACAAATTTCGGGGTGAAGGTACACTATTTAATGGATCTACTGATATGCGAGGGGCTCCTATGGCACCAGTTGCGTCAGACATACTTGTGGATACTGAAAGTATAGTTGGACGTTGTCTGGGGAAGAAATGTCAACTTCTttacaacaaaagaaagagaggtgaGGCAATTCCCTGTGGTTGGAAGAAGAGAAGTATACTTTTCACCTTGCCTTATTGGGAGGATCAAAAGTTGCGACACAATCTTGATGTGATGCATATAGAGAAGAATGTGATGGACAATATACTTGGCACGGTGCTGAACTTGAGGGACTGGACAAAGGATAATTGCAAGGCACGCCTTGACTTGGCAGACATGGGAATAAGGCGGGAACTTCACCTACAGCGAAAAGGTGATGATAAATATACGATACCGCCTGCGTGTTTTCATATGACTCCATCTGAGAAAGATGGTTTCTTGCAAGTTTTGCGGGACGTAAGAGTGCCTGATGGATATGCTTCCAACATCTCACGCCGTGTCAATCTGAAAGAACGCAAGATTTCTAGTTTAAAGAGTCACGATAATCACATCTTAATGCAACAACTCCTTCCAATCGCTTTACGAGGATCTTTGCCATCGCACGTTACTGGGCCTTTGATAAAGTTAGCTTGTTTCTTCAGAAAAATTTGTTCCAAAACCCTTACGGTTTCAGAGATTGAGAATGATGAGGTAGAGATTTCAGTCATATTGTGTGAATTGGAGAAGATATTTCCTCCATCTTTCTTCACTGTGATGGTACATTTGATCATGCACTTAGCTACTGAAGCCAAGGTTGGTGGTCCAGTTCAGTACCGTTGGATGTACCCCATTGAGAG GTACCTGTCTCGTCTAAAATCTTACGTAAAAAATAGGGCTGCTCCAGAAGGTTCTATTGCTGAAGGATACATAGTGGAAGAATGCTTAACGTTTTGTTCACGATATATGGAAGGAGTTGAAACTATATTCAATCGACCCAGAAGAGCAATGGAGGAATCAACAGGGGTAGTTTCAAGCGTGACACTAGACAATCAGGAGTTCACCCAAGCTCATCGCTACGTGTTATTCAATTCCGAGAACATTTACCAGTTTCGTGA GATGCACAAACGTGTAGTGGAGGACGAACTTCGAAGGGGCCACCGTCGTATATCCCCAGCTATTATTCATAAGCACCACATGGAAAGGTTTTGTGGTTGGTTTAG GTGA